Proteins from a genomic interval of Lolium perenne isolate Kyuss_39 chromosome 1, Kyuss_2.0, whole genome shotgun sequence:
- the LOC127326036 gene encoding protein S40-3, with protein MDQEFQEADVLWPQHSYHSSDSVDDVDGADVKEFMTKVSSPLELSAPVGVPRRKRRSRSWTPQQFSGGSSGRDEDEGDIGCTNDAKRNVPPHVLAERRRRLAGRSTAAYSMCAGKGRTLKGRDLRNIRNLVLKMTGFIEK; from the coding sequence ATGGATCAGGAGTTCCAAGAGGCCGACGTCCTGTGGCCTCAACACTCCTACCACAGCAGTGACAGCGTGGACGACGTCGACGGCGCCGACGTCAAGGAATTCATGACCAAGGTGTCTTCTCCGCTGGAGTTGTCTGCCCCGGTCGGCGTGCCTCGCCGGAAGCGGCGGTCTCGCTCCTGGACGCCTCAACAATTCAGCGGCGGCAGCAGCGGCCGCGACGAGGACGAGGGCGACATCGGCTGTACCAACGACGCGAAGAGGAACGTCCCGCCGCACGTGCTGGCTGAGCGGCGGAGAAGGCTCGCCGGAAGGTCGACGGCGGCGTACTCCATGTGCGCTGGGAAAGGCAGGACGCTCAAAGGGCGGGACCTCCGGAACATCAGGAACCTTGTCCTCAAGATGACCGGATTCATCGAGAAATGA